From Pelosinus fermentans DSM 17108, the proteins below share one genomic window:
- a CDS encoding TCP-1/cpn60 chaperonin family protein, whose product MKLKQANSGSEVDERLAALMTNGNAIRVVTSAVEGTIGPKGLDTMLLGSSGEVIITNDGVTILDKMDVDHPAARMLINVARAQQAEIGDGTTTATIMAGGLVGEGVNQVIRGVPIARVIEGIRHGVALALEQIKDRAKHIFDIQDPILHRIAMIAGREYSDIAQLVIKAAGLIGIEKLRESSFKLSEIIFSQEGAENEVFMGVIVDKQRLNQDMPVKSSQAKVLVIDDALEPEEIGDEALSTEAGFKRYLELQNEFKTNVHKIVELGVKVVLVDRGVHNSAEEILTDAGIMVIQRVVPEELRRAADHVGARMIKRTGLKKDITNIASSLGLAKNVYEDEKLKHIRMLGGAGKPMATILVGAATKEVVGERQRIAKDAASSVQAAVKGGYVPGGGSIEIAISRDIAKTRDAVKGMAAYGVDCVIHALRRPLAQIVENAGYNPLEKVEDVIAAHANQNKDSLGIDCDTGEVIDMMTLGVVDPTTVKLHAVKAAGEVAIAILRIDTIIKKKEE is encoded by the coding sequence ATGAAGCTAAAGCAAGCTAATAGTGGTTCTGAAGTAGATGAAAGGTTAGCGGCACTCATGACAAACGGGAACGCTATCAGAGTGGTTACGTCAGCTGTTGAGGGAACTATTGGTCCTAAGGGGCTAGATACTATGCTGTTAGGTTCTTCCGGTGAAGTCATAATCACAAATGATGGCGTTACTATTTTAGATAAAATGGATGTAGATCATCCGGCAGCCAGAATGCTGATCAATGTTGCCAGAGCTCAGCAAGCCGAAATTGGAGATGGTACAACAACTGCAACTATTATGGCGGGTGGTCTGGTAGGTGAAGGTGTAAATCAAGTTATAAGGGGTGTGCCCATTGCCCGTGTCATCGAAGGAATCAGACATGGTGTGGCGCTGGCATTAGAGCAGATTAAGGATCGGGCAAAACATATTTTTGATATACAAGATCCCATTCTACACCGTATTGCTATGATTGCTGGCCGCGAATATAGTGATATTGCTCAATTGGTTATTAAGGCCGCAGGACTTATCGGTATTGAAAAATTACGTGAGTCCAGTTTTAAACTGTCAGAGATTATTTTCTCCCAGGAAGGCGCTGAGAATGAGGTCTTTATGGGCGTTATCGTTGATAAACAGCGATTAAATCAAGATATGCCTGTAAAGAGTAGTCAAGCAAAAGTATTGGTCATTGATGATGCCTTAGAGCCTGAAGAAATTGGTGATGAGGCGTTAAGTACAGAAGCTGGCTTTAAGCGGTATCTGGAATTGCAAAATGAGTTCAAGACAAATGTACATAAGATTGTAGAACTTGGTGTTAAGGTAGTATTGGTAGATCGGGGTGTCCATAATAGTGCAGAAGAAATACTGACGGATGCCGGTATTATGGTAATTCAGCGAGTGGTGCCAGAGGAACTTCGCCGTGCCGCGGATCATGTAGGAGCGCGTATGATTAAACGCACAGGTCTTAAGAAAGATATTACGAACATTGCTAGTTCTTTGGGTTTGGCGAAGAACGTGTATGAAGATGAAAAATTGAAGCATATTCGTATGTTGGGCGGTGCTGGTAAGCCGATGGCTACCATTTTAGTGGGGGCTGCTACCAAAGAAGTGGTTGGTGAACGGCAGCGTATTGCCAAAGATGCAGCCTCTAGTGTGCAAGCTGCTGTTAAAGGTGGTTATGTGCCTGGCGGCGGGTCTATTGAAATTGCTATTAGCCGTGACATTGCTAAGACTAGGGATGCAGTTAAAGGTATGGCGGCTTATGGGGTAGATTGTGTAATACATGCATTACGCAGACCGTTAGCACAAATTGTAGAAAATGCTGGCTATAATCCTCTGGAGAAGGTAGAAGATGTCATTGCAGCCCATGCCAATCAAAATAAAGATTCTTTAGGCATTGATTGCGATACTGGTGAAGTGATTGATATGATGACTCTTGGCGTAGTGGATCCTACAACAGTGAAATTACATGCCGTGAAGGCGGCGGGAGAAGTTGCTATTGCTATTTTACGCATTGATACGATTATTAAGAAAAAAGAAGAGTAG
- the grpE gene encoding nucleotide exchange factor GrpE encodes MIYLNETKEEVQEIIEDRCVAPDETIEVLDEIETKMQTELAEKERLLEESNDRYKRLQADFDNFRRRTRQEKEELSNIVAQNLILELLPVIDNFERALCSVATQDANKMLSGVEMIYRQLMQGLEKNGLVAVEAVGKTFNPQEHEAVMRVEDADQPDGIIVEELQKGYSVKGKVIRPSMVKVVSN; translated from the coding sequence GTGATTTATTTGAACGAAACAAAAGAAGAAGTACAAGAGATAATTGAGGATCGATGTGTTGCACCTGATGAAACAATAGAAGTTTTAGATGAGATAGAAACTAAAATGCAGACGGAACTTGCAGAAAAAGAGCGTCTGTTAGAAGAGAGTAATGATCGCTATAAACGATTGCAGGCGGATTTTGATAATTTTCGAAGACGTACTCGTCAGGAAAAAGAAGAGCTATCAAATATCGTAGCACAAAATCTTATTTTAGAATTACTGCCTGTTATTGATAACTTTGAGAGAGCCTTATGCAGTGTTGCTACTCAGGATGCGAATAAAATGCTGTCAGGAGTAGAAATGATTTATCGTCAATTAATGCAGGGGTTGGAAAAAAATGGACTGGTGGCTGTGGAGGCAGTTGGCAAAACCTTTAACCCTCAAGAGCATGAAGCTGTAATGAGAGTGGAGGATGCTGATCAGCCTGACGGTATAATTGTAGAAGAGCTGCAAAAAGGATATTCCGTAAAAGGTAAGGTTATTAGACCCAGTATGGTTAAAGTCGTAAGTAATTAG
- the dnaK gene encoding molecular chaperone DnaK, with the protein MAKVIGIDLGTTNSCVAVMEGGEPVVIANAEGNRITPSVVGFSKNDERLVGQLAKRQAVSNPERTISSIKRHMGTDHKVKIDDKTYTPQEISAMILQKLKTDAEAYLGQTVTQAVITVPAYYNDSQRQATKDAGTIAGLEVLRIINEPTAAALAYGIDKGNDHTVLVFDLGGGTFDVSILELGEGVFEVKATNGNNRLGGDDFDERVMKWLVAEFKKENGIDLSKDRMAEQRLREAAEKAKIELSGVLTTNINLPFITADQTGPKHLEVNLTRAKFDELTADLVESTMGPTRQAMSDAGLSPKDIEKVILVGGSTRIPAVQEAIKGFLGKEPHRGVNPDECVAVGAAIQAGVLVGEVKDVLLLDVTPLSLGIETLGGVYTKIIERNTTIPTSKSQVFSTAADNQPSVDIHVLQGEREIAAYNKTLGRFELKDIPPAQRGVPRIEVSFDIDANGIVHVSAKDLGTGKEQKITITSSGGMSKDDIERMVKEAEAHAAEDKARKDEVEVRNNADSLVYQAEKTIKDMGDKVEDKDLLEKVQKAADALKESLNGTDTEKIKADTEELTKPLYEMTSAVYNKEQEATAEQAPGAGTEEKVVDAEYKVVDEDKK; encoded by the coding sequence ATGGCAAAAGTAATTGGTATAGATCTTGGTACTACAAATTCATGTGTGGCAGTAATGGAAGGTGGAGAGCCGGTTGTTATTGCAAATGCTGAAGGAAACAGAATTACTCCTTCCGTAGTAGGTTTTTCTAAAAATGATGAGCGTTTGGTTGGTCAATTGGCAAAGCGCCAAGCTGTGTCCAATCCTGAGCGTACGATTAGTTCCATTAAAAGACATATGGGTACTGATCATAAAGTGAAAATTGATGATAAGACTTATACTCCTCAAGAAATTTCTGCAATGATTTTGCAAAAATTAAAAACAGATGCAGAAGCTTATTTGGGTCAAACTGTTACGCAAGCTGTTATTACTGTACCTGCTTATTATAATGATAGTCAACGTCAAGCAACAAAAGATGCTGGAACCATTGCAGGCTTAGAAGTACTTCGTATTATCAATGAACCAACAGCTGCAGCTTTAGCTTATGGTATTGATAAAGGCAACGATCATACAGTATTGGTTTTTGACTTGGGTGGTGGTACTTTTGACGTATCGATCTTAGAACTTGGCGAAGGTGTGTTTGAGGTAAAGGCTACCAATGGTAATAATCGTTTAGGCGGAGATGATTTCGATGAACGTGTTATGAAATGGTTAGTTGCAGAGTTCAAAAAAGAAAATGGTATTGATTTGTCAAAAGATCGTATGGCAGAACAACGCTTGCGCGAAGCTGCTGAAAAAGCAAAAATTGAACTTTCTGGTGTATTGACAACTAATATTAATTTACCATTTATTACTGCGGATCAAACTGGTCCTAAACATTTAGAAGTGAACTTAACAAGAGCTAAGTTTGATGAATTAACTGCTGATTTGGTTGAATCTACTATGGGGCCAACTCGTCAGGCAATGAGCGATGCGGGTTTGTCACCTAAGGATATTGAAAAAGTAATTTTGGTGGGTGGTTCTACTCGTATTCCTGCAGTGCAAGAAGCTATCAAAGGATTCCTGGGCAAAGAACCGCATCGTGGTGTAAATCCTGATGAGTGTGTAGCGGTAGGTGCTGCGATTCAAGCTGGTGTATTGGTAGGAGAAGTTAAAGATGTTCTTTTACTTGATGTAACTCCATTATCATTGGGAATTGAAACATTAGGTGGAGTATACACTAAAATTATTGAACGTAATACTACTATCCCTACATCAAAAAGCCAAGTGTTCTCTACTGCGGCTGATAATCAACCATCTGTAGATATTCATGTTCTGCAAGGTGAAAGAGAAATAGCGGCTTATAATAAAACATTAGGACGTTTTGAATTAAAAGACATTCCACCTGCACAACGTGGCGTACCTCGTATTGAAGTTTCCTTTGACATTGATGCTAACGGCATTGTTCATGTATCAGCGAAAGATTTGGGCACTGGTAAGGAACAAAAAATTACCATCACTTCATCCGGCGGTATGAGCAAAGATGATATTGAACGTATGGTAAAAGAAGCAGAAGCACATGCAGCGGAAGATAAGGCTCGTAAGGACGAAGTAGAAGTTCGTAACAATGCTGATTCTTTGGTATATCAAGCTGAAAAGACAATCAAAGACATGGGTGATAAAGTCGAAGATAAGGATTTGCTTGAAAAAGTACAAAAAGCTGCTGACGCATTAAAAGAAAGCCTCAACGGTACTGATACCGAAAAGATTAAAGCAGATACAGAAGAATTAACAAAGCCATTGTATGAAATGACATCTGCAGTCTATAATAAAGAGCAAGAGGCTACTGCTGAGCAAGCGCCTGGAGCAGGCACTGAAGAAAAAGTGGTTGATGCTGAGTATAAAGTAGTAGATGAAGACAAAAAATAG
- the dnaJ gene encoding molecular chaperone DnaJ gives MSKRDYYEVLGVNKGASDDEIKKAFRKMARKYHPDVNRDKTKEAEEQFKEVNEAYEVLSNSERRAQYDQFGHAAFDGNGGGGGFGGFGGGSSGGFNDIFDMFFGGQSGFGGRQPGPEKGSDLRYDMEITFEQAAFGVEMEIQIPRTEDCQKCSGSGAAPGTHAETCSQCKGTGQIQVAQNTPFGRMINTRTCDRCHGEGKIVQTPCKECHGQGKTRVKRKIKVKIPAGVDNGSRLRVSHEGEAGMRGGPPGDLYVYIFVKSHKLFTREGSEVICEVPISFVQATLGDEIEVPTLDGKVKLKITEGTQSGTIFRLREKGIPHLRGNGRGDQHVRVKVLTPQKLNEKQRELLQEFAKASGENINPEQKNFFKKVKDVFGV, from the coding sequence GTGAGTAAACGCGACTACTATGAAGTATTGGGCGTAAATAAAGGTGCGTCTGATGATGAAATAAAAAAAGCATTTCGTAAAATGGCCCGTAAGTACCATCCTGACGTAAATCGCGATAAGACAAAAGAAGCCGAAGAGCAATTTAAAGAAGTCAATGAAGCATATGAGGTTTTGTCAAATAGTGAGCGTCGGGCGCAATACGATCAATTTGGCCATGCTGCTTTTGATGGAAATGGCGGAGGCGGTGGCTTTGGTGGATTTGGCGGCGGTAGCAGCGGTGGATTTAATGATATATTTGATATGTTCTTTGGTGGGCAATCTGGCTTTGGCGGAAGACAGCCAGGACCTGAAAAAGGATCAGATTTGCGTTATGACATGGAAATTACTTTTGAACAGGCTGCGTTTGGCGTAGAGATGGAAATCCAAATCCCAAGAACAGAGGATTGTCAAAAATGTAGTGGATCAGGAGCCGCGCCGGGAACTCATGCTGAGACTTGCAGCCAGTGTAAGGGGACAGGGCAAATTCAAGTGGCGCAAAATACACCTTTTGGCCGAATGATTAATACGAGGACTTGTGATCGTTGCCATGGAGAAGGAAAAATTGTACAAACGCCTTGTAAAGAGTGCCACGGACAAGGTAAAACCCGTGTTAAACGCAAAATTAAAGTGAAGATACCTGCAGGGGTTGATAATGGGTCAAGGCTTCGTGTCAGCCATGAAGGAGAAGCGGGTATGCGCGGCGGTCCTCCAGGGGATTTATATGTTTATATCTTTGTAAAATCTCACAAACTGTTTACTCGTGAAGGTAGTGAGGTTATATGTGAAGTACCAATCAGTTTTGTTCAAGCCACATTAGGAGATGAAATTGAGGTTCCTACGTTAGATGGCAAAGTTAAATTAAAGATTACAGAGGGAACTCAATCTGGAACGATTTTCCGGCTGCGGGAAAAAGGTATTCCTCACTTAAGAGGTAATGGACGTGGTGACCAGCATGTAAGAGTAAAAGTACTGACACCGCAAAAATTAAATGAAAAACAGCGTGAGCTTTTACAAGAATTTGCAAAGGCGAGCGGTGAAAATATTAATCCTGAACAAAAGAATTTTTTCAAGAAAGTAAAGGATGTGTTTGGGGTATAA
- the prmA gene encoding 50S ribosomal protein L11 methyltransferase: MKWAEISILTTHEAAETVANIFHELGSSGVVIEDPELVNSYLASGVWDYSDIPQESNTEVVTVKAYLPVDHQLDDKLRNFEEEFQQISSRGMDKGKGEMQCREVQEEDWASSWKAFFHPIKVGQYIVIKPSWEEYIATVDDLVIELDPGMAFGTGTHQTTAMCCRALEETVKAGDLIFDVGTGSGILSIAAAKLGAASVQAVDLDHGAVRVAKENVVINQVEDIVQVGQGDLLTGVTGQADIVIANIIADVVIKLLVDIPKRLKDEGIFIASGIITERLSDVAAAMLEHNLIVEKVIEEGGWVAIIARKGGR, translated from the coding sequence ATGAAATGGGCTGAAATAAGCATTCTGACGACGCATGAAGCTGCTGAAACGGTGGCTAATATTTTTCATGAATTAGGATCGAGTGGTGTGGTTATTGAAGACCCCGAGCTTGTGAATTCATACCTTGCTTCAGGTGTATGGGATTATTCGGATATTCCTCAGGAAAGTAATACAGAAGTGGTAACGGTTAAGGCATACTTACCTGTTGATCATCAGCTAGATGATAAGCTGCGGAATTTTGAAGAAGAGTTTCAGCAGATTTCTTCCCGTGGAATGGATAAAGGTAAAGGAGAAATGCAGTGTCGAGAGGTGCAGGAAGAAGACTGGGCATCCTCGTGGAAAGCATTTTTTCACCCCATAAAAGTAGGTCAATATATTGTAATAAAACCTTCTTGGGAAGAATATATAGCTACTGTTGATGACTTAGTGATTGAACTTGATCCTGGTATGGCTTTTGGTACGGGTACTCATCAAACAACAGCTATGTGCTGCCGGGCATTGGAAGAAACGGTAAAAGCCGGTGATCTTATTTTTGATGTTGGTACAGGGTCAGGCATATTATCTATAGCTGCAGCTAAACTTGGTGCTGCTAGTGTACAGGCGGTAGATTTAGATCATGGTGCAGTTCGAGTTGCCAAAGAAAATGTTGTGATCAATCAGGTAGAGGACATTGTACAGGTAGGTCAGGGAGATTTATTGACAGGTGTCACAGGCCAAGCTGATATTGTGATTGCAAATATTATTGCAGATGTAGTGATTAAGTTATTGGTCGACATACCAAAACGTTTAAAAGATGAAGGAATCTTTATTGCCAGCGGCATTATCACGGAACGGCTTAGTGATGTTGCGGCTGCCATGTTAGAGCATAATCTAATAGTAGAGAAAGTCATTGAAGAAGGTGGCTGGGTTGCGATTATAGCACGCAAAGGGGGCCGGTGA
- a CDS encoding 16S rRNA (uracil(1498)-N(3))-methyltransferase: MTLRRFFIKTSLSEEMFIDGQDAHHISKVLRLQVGDKIIVIPPDGQAGTAQIIEIAVDRVRLLLEGTLEEAKEAPIQVYLAQGLPKSDKMDYIIQKAVELGVTAIFPIQMDHSVVQYDNAKKKSRGERWQKISLEAAKQCGRSFIPSVEPIQSLTELFSQLSDEVVIIMLYEGQTEKGLKKALAEKSAKTYLLLVGPEGGFSNQELIISQKHGALVVTMGPRILRTETASLAAVAMIMYEYGDMGG, encoded by the coding sequence GTGACTTTGCGTCGGTTTTTTATAAAAACATCTTTATCTGAAGAAATGTTTATTGATGGACAAGATGCACATCATATTAGTAAAGTACTTAGACTGCAAGTTGGCGATAAGATTATAGTGATACCTCCTGATGGACAAGCGGGCACAGCCCAAATCATAGAGATTGCTGTTGATAGAGTTAGGCTGCTCCTAGAGGGGACTCTAGAGGAAGCAAAAGAAGCACCTATACAAGTTTATTTAGCTCAAGGATTGCCGAAAAGTGATAAAATGGACTATATTATCCAAAAAGCAGTAGAGTTAGGGGTAACAGCCATATTTCCCATACAAATGGATCATTCAGTGGTACAGTATGATAATGCTAAAAAAAAATCCCGCGGCGAACGCTGGCAGAAAATTTCTTTAGAAGCAGCTAAGCAGTGTGGACGTAGCTTTATACCTTCTGTGGAACCCATCCAAAGCTTGACAGAACTCTTTTCCCAGCTTTCGGATGAAGTAGTTATTATTATGTTATATGAAGGACAAACTGAAAAGGGATTAAAGAAAGCTTTAGCAGAAAAATCGGCAAAAACTTATCTTTTGTTAGTTGGTCCTGAGGGTGGTTTTAGCAATCAGGAACTTATTATTTCTCAAAAGCATGGAGCTTTGGTTGTTACTATGGGACCGCGCATTTTACGCACAGAAACGGCATCCTTAGCTGCTGTGGCTATGATTATGTATGAATATGGTGATATGGGGGGCTAA
- the mtaB gene encoding tRNA (N(6)-L-threonylcarbamoyladenosine(37)-C(2))-methylthiotransferase MtaB, with translation MPQVAFTTLGCKVNQFETEIMEGLFKQRGYEMVPFDQVADVYVINTCSVTHLGEKKSRQIIRRAIRLNPKAIVAVAGCYAQVSPQEIEAIEGVKVIVGTQDRQRIVDLVEQAAHCMSPVNIVTNIMKAEYFEDIPLFDAPGRTRAFLKIQEGCTNFCTYCIIPYARGPLRSRPLSSIIQETEKLIAAGFKEIVLTGIHLGAYGRDMEDEITLADVVRAILKIQGLVRLRLGSLESIEISDELIALMKQDDRLCSHLHLPLQAGDATVLKAMNRHYTLGEYQQLIANIRNKVEDIAISTDIIVGFPGETPEMFNNALAFVEKMNFSRMHIFPYSRRSGTPAAEYSGQIPEEEKRRRVQIMQELAEKKADEFLQSFLNRQFTVLFEMESQKSENIIDGLTGNYIRVYTSGNQNMQGKSFQVILEKPYRDGVWGKIVD, from the coding sequence GTGCCGCAAGTTGCGTTTACTACCTTAGGGTGTAAAGTGAATCAGTTTGAAACTGAGATTATGGAAGGCTTATTTAAGCAGCGGGGCTATGAAATGGTTCCCTTTGATCAAGTTGCTGATGTTTATGTAATTAATACTTGCTCCGTTACTCATTTGGGTGAAAAAAAATCCAGGCAAATAATTAGGCGGGCAATACGTCTTAATCCAAAAGCAATTGTAGCTGTAGCTGGATGTTATGCTCAAGTCTCGCCGCAAGAAATTGAAGCGATAGAAGGCGTAAAAGTAATCGTTGGCACACAAGATCGCCAGCGTATTGTGGATTTAGTAGAGCAAGCTGCTCATTGTATGAGTCCAGTAAATATTGTGACGAATATTATGAAAGCAGAGTATTTTGAAGATATTCCTTTATTTGATGCCCCTGGTCGTACACGAGCTTTTTTAAAGATACAGGAAGGTTGTACTAATTTTTGTACGTATTGCATTATTCCATATGCTCGTGGCCCGTTAAGATCCCGTCCTTTGTCGAGTATTATTCAGGAAACTGAAAAACTGATTGCCGCAGGTTTTAAAGAAATTGTATTAACAGGGATTCATTTAGGGGCATATGGTCGTGATATGGAAGATGAGATTACGTTAGCGGATGTTGTTAGAGCGATCCTGAAGATACAAGGTCTTGTTCGCCTTCGATTAGGGTCTTTGGAGTCTATTGAAATATCAGATGAATTAATTGCCCTTATGAAGCAGGATGATAGGCTATGCAGTCATCTGCACTTACCTTTACAAGCAGGTGATGCTACTGTTTTGAAAGCTATGAACAGGCATTATACCCTGGGTGAATATCAACAGCTTATTGCTAATATTAGGAATAAAGTTGAAGATATTGCGATTTCTACAGATATTATTGTCGGCTTTCCCGGTGAAACGCCAGAGATGTTTAATAATGCGTTAGCTTTTGTAGAGAAAATGAATTTTTCTCGTATGCATATTTTTCCTTATTCACGGCGTAGTGGCACTCCTGCTGCTGAGTATTCTGGGCAAATACCCGAAGAGGAAAAAAGACGGCGAGTACAAATTATGCAGGAGTTAGCAGAAAAAAAAGCTGATGAATTTCTGCAATCTTTCCTTAATCGGCAATTTACCGTCTTATTTGAAATGGAGAGTCAAAAAAGTGAGAATATTATCGATGGCTTAACTGGAAACTATATTCGTGTTTATACGAGTGGTAATCAAAATATGCAAGGGAAATCTTTTCAGGTAATATTGGAAAAACCATATCGTGATGGAGTATGGGGGAAAATAGTGGATTAA
- a CDS encoding histidine triad nucleotide-binding protein, which produces MPQECIFCKIATKEIPVTALYEDEHMIVFPDINPVTPVHVLVIPKKHIANLLELAPEDASLVGHIVFTISRLASQLGIAEDGFRLVVNTKDNGGQTVHHLHWHVLGGRFMTWPPG; this is translated from the coding sequence ATGCCGCAGGAATGTATTTTTTGTAAGATTGCAACCAAGGAGATTCCTGTAACTGCTTTATATGAGGATGAGCATATGATCGTTTTTCCTGATATCAATCCAGTTACTCCAGTCCATGTGTTAGTAATTCCCAAAAAGCATATTGCTAATCTCCTAGAACTAGCACCTGAAGATGCATCACTAGTAGGTCATATCGTATTTACTATTTCCCGGCTTGCTTCTCAGTTAGGAATTGCAGAAGATGGATTTCGACTGGTTGTAAATACAAAAGATAATGGTGGACAAACAGTTCATCATTTGCATTGGCATGTACTTGGTGGTAGATTTATGACTTGGCCACCAGGTTGA
- the rpsU gene encoding 30S ribosomal protein S21, producing the protein MSEVKVGKNETIDSALRRFKRTCQKAGTLAEIRKREHYEKPSVKRKKKSEAARKRKF; encoded by the coding sequence ATGTCAGAAGTTAAAGTAGGAAAAAATGAAACAATTGATAGTGCACTCCGCAGATTTAAACGTACTTGTCAAAAAGCCGGTACTCTTGCTGAAATAAGAAAGCGCGAACATTATGAAAAACCTAGCGTAAAGCGCAAGAAAAAATCCGAAGCAGCGCGTAAACGCAAGTTTTAA
- a CDS encoding GatB/YqeY domain-containing protein, translating to MSLKERLTEDMKQAMKDKESGKLRLSVIRMVRANIKNVEIDSKQELSDDEVLGVVSKEVKMRRDSIEEFTKGNRLDLVENLEQEIEVLMKYLPEQLSETEVRTLVEQAVAESKAVSPKEMGKVMAVLMPKVKGRADGKMVNTIVREMLNQ from the coding sequence ATGTCTTTAAAAGAAAGATTGACAGAAGATATGAAGCAGGCTATGAAGGATAAAGAGTCAGGTAAATTACGCCTTTCTGTTATTCGCATGGTACGTGCTAACATAAAGAATGTCGAGATAGACAGTAAACAAGAGCTTTCTGACGATGAGGTTTTAGGTGTTGTTTCCAAAGAAGTAAAGATGCGTCGCGATTCAATTGAAGAGTTCACGAAAGGCAATCGTTTAGATTTAGTTGAAAATCTTGAACAGGAAATTGAAGTTTTGATGAAGTATTTACCGGAACAACTTAGTGAAACCGAAGTTCGTACTTTAGTGGAGCAGGCTGTGGCAGAATCCAAAGCGGTTAGCCCTAAAGAAATGGGCAAAGTAATGGCTGTCCTAATGCCGAAGGTCAAAGGACGTGCTGATGGTAAAATGGTTAATACCATAGTGCGTGAGATGCTAAATCAATGA
- a CDS encoding NfeD family protein, whose amino-acid sequence MRHIVKIMAVCIFISMLIGVYKPTAVDAQQVVIINVKGEIDGSQVALVNRGLAEAEKNNAAAIIIEMDTFGGLVDSAVKIRDVISQTPITTICYVKNRAWSAGALIAIAHKHIAIVPGGSIGAAEPIPTTEKTIAALKAEFAATANKSGRNVKVAEAMVDKTVGFPGYAEPGQILALTDYQAKEVGFADIIAADRKDVLTHYGLMDHEIVEYHLGWTEKIAGWLSDPTVKSFLVSVIFLAVFTEIKTAGMGVAAFIGLLAAMLFFGSQWLTGLAGWFELILFASGVLLILIELFVPGFGFWGISGVSCILVSMFLTLGGNATALSLLSISLLMAIAVFLFILKYLPSSRLWAKLILKDSETTEAGFSSSHDYSAYVGREGVVVTLLRPSGLVDFDGVQLDVISEGQYIEPGVRVKVVSSNGSRIVVKRV is encoded by the coding sequence ATGAGGCATATCGTAAAAATAATGGCTGTATGTATATTTATTAGTATGCTGATAGGGGTTTATAAGCCGACGGCAGTCGATGCTCAGCAGGTAGTAATCATAAATGTGAAAGGCGAAATTGATGGCAGCCAAGTAGCACTCGTAAATCGTGGGTTAGCTGAGGCTGAAAAAAACAATGCTGCTGCGATTATCATTGAAATGGATACTTTTGGCGGCTTAGTTGATTCTGCCGTTAAAATTCGTGATGTGATTAGCCAAACACCGATTACAACAATTTGTTATGTTAAAAATCGGGCTTGGTCAGCTGGAGCTTTAATTGCCATTGCTCATAAGCACATTGCCATTGTACCAGGCGGCAGTATTGGTGCAGCGGAACCGATACCGACCACAGAGAAGACTATTGCTGCACTAAAAGCTGAATTTGCTGCCACAGCAAATAAAAGTGGGCGTAATGTGAAGGTCGCGGAAGCGATGGTGGATAAAACGGTAGGTTTCCCGGGATATGCTGAACCAGGACAGATTCTGGCTCTTACTGATTACCAGGCAAAAGAAGTGGGCTTTGCTGATATAATAGCTGCTGATCGCAAAGATGTATTAACTCATTATGGATTAATGGATCATGAAATTGTTGAATATCATCTTGGCTGGACGGAAAAAATAGCAGGATGGCTTTCTGACCCGACAGTAAAGTCATTTTTAGTATCCGTTATCTTTCTGGCTGTATTTACAGAAATTAAAACTGCTGGTATGGGAGTGGCAGCATTCATTGGTTTATTAGCGGCAATGTTGTTTTTTGGAAGTCAATGGCTGACAGGTTTAGCGGGATGGTTTGAGCTTATTTTATTTGCCAGTGGTGTGTTACTAATTCTAATTGAATTATTTGTTCCAGGCTTTGGTTTTTGGGGCATTAGTGGCGTTAGTTGTATTTTGGTAAGCATGTTTCTTACTTTAGGTGGAAATGCAACAGCTCTTAGCTTATTATCCATTAGTTTACTTATGGCAATTGCTGTTTTCTTATTCATACTTAAGTATCTGCCCTCAAGTAGATTGTGGGCTAAATTAATTTTAAAGGACTCGGAAACAACAGAAGCAGGGTTTAGCAGCAGTCATGACTATAGTGCTTATGTGGGACGAGAGGGTGTTGTTGTTACGTTGCTGAGACCATCGGGTTTAGTTGATTTTGATGGTGTACAGCTGGATGTAATATCAGAGGGGCAATATATTGAACCAGGAGTACGAGTAAAGGTGGTGAGCAGTAACGGCAGTCGAATTGTTGTAAAGCGAGTTTAA